The genomic DNA GAATAATTACGGGATTAGACAGGAGCAGAGCCGCTGCCATCCATACGATCGCGATGTGAAATGCAAATGCTCTTACCGATAACGTTGCGTAGAGGATTACGCCGGGCAATAGCAGAACGAAAATAGTTATAAAAGAAAAAGGCGTTGCAAACGACAGCAGGAGCAGCAGATAGACTACGCTCCATGCCACCGAGGTCCAGCGTAAATTCAAATGGATTCACCTCTTGCGCATATGTTCTTGCAATGTAGAAATATCCTGATACCAATCTTCCAACTGGTGCCCTTCTTGCTCATGTTTCTTTAGCTTTTCCAAGATATGATCGTCCATATCCTTATAGGATATGCCAAGCCTGCGTCCCAATATGTAACAACTGACGACCAGACTGGCAAGACTATCACTTACCCGTGTCGTGCTGCCTTCCCACAATGCCTTGAATAAACGGGATACGTGATCGACCACTTCCGTTTTGAGCCATTCAATCACTTTGGCGCGTTTGGCCACATCCATTTCTTTCTGCATGGCGGACAGCTTCCACCCTCCCTGAAAAAGGCTTTATTCTTCATTATAGCATAAAGCAATTCATTCCCTTGAAGCAAACCTTGCGTCTAATTTTTGGGAACGGATACATCCCGAGTCACAAAACGCTCGCAATACTCAATAATCTGGCTGCGGCGCACGATGCCGATAAATCGGCCCATATCATCCACTACA from Paenibacillus woosongensis includes the following:
- a CDS encoding MazG-like family protein, which encodes MQKEMDVAKRAKVIEWLKTEVVDHVSRLFKALWEGSTTRVSDSLASLVVSCYILGRRLGISYKDMDDHILEKLKKHEQEGHQLEDWYQDISTLQEHMRKR